In the Moraxella osloensis genome, one interval contains:
- a CDS encoding DksA/TraR family C4-type zinc finger protein yields MASGWAADGAENEQIEATINDAIERAKRALPQGESLTHCEECDAPIPETRRLAMPGVRLCVRCQQSLEQHQQKVELFNRRGSKDSQLR; encoded by the coding sequence ATGGCAAGTGGTTGGGCTGCGGATGGCGCAGAAAACGAGCAAATTGAAGCGACTATTAATGATGCGATTGAACGGGCAAAACGGGCATTGCCACAGGGTGAGAGTCTAACTCATTGTGAGGAGTGCGATGCCCCAATCCCCGAAACACGGCGTCTTGCGATGCCTGGGGTGCGCTTGTGTGTGCGTTGTCAACAATCGCTAGAACAGCATCAGCAAAAAGTTGAGCTGTTTAATCGCCGTGGTAGTAAGGATAGCCAATTGCGCTAA
- a CDS encoding YciK family oxidoreductase: MTLATHDDIRNFIPPADCLKGKNILVTGAGDGIGKAAALSYAKYGATVLLLGKTASKLEAVYDLIEAEGGAQPAMLLMNLESASYTEMQQLAILIEREVGHLDGVLHNAGLLGVLTPLEMYDPIIFEQVMKVNFNATFTLTQALLPLLKSAQSGSVVFTSSSVGSRPRAFWGAYALSKLAVEGMSDIFTQETQKTTTLRFNCINPGATRTQMRAAAYPSENPNTLLAPEDLMSAYVALMSDEAAGIKGQVIDLQPQ, from the coding sequence ATGACTTTAGCAACGCATGATGATATCCGTAACTTTATCCCACCTGCCGACTGTCTAAAAGGTAAAAATATTTTGGTCACAGGGGCAGGTGATGGCATCGGTAAAGCAGCAGCGCTAAGCTATGCAAAATATGGCGCGACCGTGCTACTACTTGGCAAAACCGCGAGCAAGCTTGAAGCTGTATATGACCTAATTGAAGCAGAAGGCGGTGCACAGCCTGCCATGTTACTGATGAATCTAGAGAGCGCAAGCTACACAGAAATGCAGCAATTGGCGATTTTGATTGAGCGTGAAGTCGGGCATTTAGACGGTGTTTTACACAATGCAGGGTTGCTCGGTGTATTGACCCCACTTGAAATGTATGACCCGATTATTTTTGAGCAAGTGATGAAAGTCAATTTTAATGCCACCTTTACCCTTACCCAAGCTTTGCTACCGCTACTCAAATCTGCGCAAAGTGGCTCAGTGGTGTTTACCTCTAGTAGTGTCGGCAGCCGTCCACGCGCGTTTTGGGGGGCGTATGCGCTGTCAAAATTGGCGGTAGAGGGGATGAGCGATATTTTCACCCAAGAAACCCAAAAAACCACCACCCTGCGCTTTAACTGCATCAATCCCGGTGCCACGCGTACCCAAATGCGGGCTGCTGCCTATCCGAGCGAAAATCCCAACACCTTGCTTGCGCCCGAAGACTTGATGAGTGCGTATGTTGCCTTGATGAGTGATGAGGCGGCAGGTATCAAAGGTCAGGTAATTGATTTACAGCCACAATAA